A single window of Ctenopharyngodon idella isolate HZGC_01 chromosome 24, HZGC01, whole genome shotgun sequence DNA harbors:
- the LOC127507811 gene encoding LOW QUALITY PROTEIN: PDZ domain-containing RING finger protein 4-like (The sequence of the model RefSeq protein was modified relative to this genomic sequence to represent the inferred CDS: deleted 1 base in 1 codon), which yields MPEAARVHAGPRGDTRMRGRAASRRGESETAAVSLSTRMGCNLCSLQKREEHYKLLYEISQVNGRDLSRASHEEAVEAFRSAKDPIVVQVLRRTPLPRGQGSCQDVQVVDVCTQTEITFEHIMALAKLRPATPPVPDICPFLLSDSCHSLHTMDQEYFEGSEYLSNMAADAERTDDFEYEEVELCRMSSQEKLGLTLCYRTDDEDDIAIYVSEIEPNSIAARDGRIREGDRILQINGQDVQDRQEAVAVLTNEESRNIVLLVARPEMQEEPWLDDEHSEFLEELKMEMLEEQRREEEEEMNRAAREEEEKAKGAPEENITASCSYNPQKISPPDGSEKNVLAQIQKKLSRCLRQRREAAGQSHDGSPSERGLEKDAPEGDRYQQLLELKCQIRNSGEYDLFYTRSSTIECSGVEHELRLLNEELRSIELECQNIMRAHQRHPKKLADISEHPEKSDKDSSSAYNTAESSRSTPLAMDRSPEHRMISLTNQKNLRGSSVRSGSPDHSNPSESPAEDEGSLRTRIAALSKASDVHTRQYQSYVHLVQQQSAVEFAHGLLGMSPQVARPSEPKMEWKVKVRSDGTRYITKRPVRDRLLRERALKIKEERSGGMTTDDDAMSEMKMGRYWSKEERKQHLLRAKEQRRRREFMQRSRLESLRENPLSSGEGRKEVSIIELSQRKMMKKRNKKILDNWMTIQELMTHGEKAPEGSKVHNAFLSVTTV from the exons GTGAACGGGAGGGATCTGTCGAGAGCGAGCCATGAGGAGGCGGTTGAAGCTTTCCGTAGCGCCAAAGATCCCATCGTGGTGCAGGTGCTCCGGCGGACACCTTTACCCCGGGGTCAGGGGTCATGCCAGGATGTCCAGGTGGTGGACGTGTGCACGCAGACGGAAATCACCTTCGAGCACATCATGGCTTTGGCCAAACTCCGTCCTGCCACACCACCCGTGCCGGACATCTGCCCGTTCCTCCTGTCGGACAG CTGTCACTCTCTGCACACGATGGATCAGGAATACTTCGAGGGCAGCGAGTATCTCTCCAACATGGCGGCAGACGCCGAGAGGACCGATGACTTTGAGTACGAG GAGGTTGAACTGTGTCGGATGAGCAGTCAGGAGAAGCTCGGCCTCACGCTGTGTTACAGGACGGATGATGAGGACGACATCGCCATCTACGTCAGCGAG ATCGAGCCGAACAGCATCGCCGCCCGAGACGGTCGAATCCGAGAAGGAGACCGTATTTTACAG ATCAATGGGCAGGACGTTCAGGACAGACAGGAAGCTGTGGCCGTTCTAACTAATGAAGAAAGCAGGAATATTGTTCTGCTGGTCGCCAGGCCGGAAATGCAG GAGGAGCCGTGGCTGGATGATGAACACAGCGAATTCTTGGAGGAGCTGAAGATGGAGATGCTGGAGGAGCAGAGgagagaagaggaggaggagatgaACAGAGCGGCCAGAGAGGAGGAAGAGAAG GCCAAAGGAGCTCCAGAAGAAAACATCACGGCGTCCTGCTCCTACAATCCCCAGAAGATCAGTCCACCGGACGGATCAGAGAAGAACGTCCTCGCTCAGATCCAGAAGAAACTGTCGAGGTGTCTGCGTCAGCGGCGAGAGGCCGCCGGTCAGAGCCACGACGGCTCGCCGTCCGAACGCGGTCTGGAGAAGGACGCTCCCGAAGGAGACCGATATCAGCAGCTGCTGGAGCTCAAGTGTCAGATCCGCAACAGCGGCGAGTACGACCTCTTCTACACGCGCAGCAGCACCATCGAGTGCAGCGGCGTCGAACACGAGCTCCGGCTGCTCAACGAGGAGCTGCGCAGCATCGAGCTGGAGTGCCAGAACATCATGCGGGCGCATCAGCGGCATCCGAAGAAGCTGGCGGACATCAGCGAGCATCCGGAGAAGTCGGACAAGGACAGTTCGAGCGCGTACAACACGGCCGAGAGCTCGCGCAGCACGCCGCTCGCGATGGACCGTTCGCCGGAGCACAGGATGATCAGCCTCACCAACCAGAAGAACCTTCGCGGCTCGTCCGTCAGGAGCGGCAGTCCCGACCACAGCAACCCTTCGGAGTCTCCCGCGGAGGACGAGGGATCCCTGAGGACTCGGATCGCCGCCTTATCGAAAGCGTCCGACGTCCACACGCGACAGTACCAGAGCTACGTGCACCTGGTCCAGCAGCAGTCAGCTGTGGAGTTTGCCCATGGCCTGCTGGGAATGAGTCCGCAGGTCGCCCGGCCTTCCGAACCCAAGATGGAGTGGAAGGTGAAAGTCCGGAGCGATGGAACCAGGTACATCACCAAGCGCCCGGTCCGAGATCGTCTACTCCGGGAGCGAGCCCTTAAAATCAAGGAGGAACGCAGCGGCGGTATGACGACC GACGACGACGCCATGAGCGAGATGAAGATGGGACGCTACTGGAGCAAGGAGGAGCGCAAACAGCATCTCCTGCGGGCCAAGGAGCAGCGGCGGCGCCGGGAGTTCATGCAGCGGAGCCGCTTGGAAAGCCTGCGGGAGAATCCGCTCAGCAGCGGAGAGGGACGCAAGGAGGTGAGCATCATCGAACTCAGCCAGCGCAAGATGATGAAGAAGCGGAACAAGAAAATTCTGGACAACTGGATGACGATTCAGGAGTTGATGACGCACGGGGAGAAAGCGCCAGAAGGATCCAAAGTGCACAACGCCTTCCTGTCGGTTACAACTGTATAG